One Sulfurimonas sp. HSL-3221 genomic window, CGTCGCGGGCATGACGGCTGTTTTTTATGAAGCTAACGCGTTCGCTTCAATCGCGCTGTCAGCGTCGGAACAGCCGGAAATGGTTGTAGACACCGGCACTGCAGAGGAAACCCTAGAGACCTCTACGGGCATCCGTGAGTTCCTCACCTCAAACCTCATGGAGCTCTGGAGCGTGGTCAGAAGTGATGGAATACTCTCGACAGCGGCAAGTGCGGCGGGGATTATGCTGGGATTGCTGCTGCTGTTTATGAATGGTTCCTGACAAACGAACCTGTTTGCCGGGAAGGTGAGGGAAGCGCCTACTTTTCTGCTAGCGTGCGCAGGAGGGCGACGGTCGTGCGAACACCGGCACCGGTTCCGCCGTGGGGGTTGACGCCCCAGCCGGATTCCGTGTAGGCCGGACCGGCAATGTCGAAGTGCATCCACTTCTCTTTCATCCCGTCGGTAATGAAGTGGTCAAGGAACATCGCCGCCGTAATAGCGCCGCCGTAGGGGATGTTGCTGATGTTGCTAACATCGGCGATTTCGCTTTTGAGGGCTTTTTTCAGATGCGGGTTGAAAGGCAGCGCGCCGACGAGTTCCCCCGCGCGCTCCGCCGCACCGTAGATGGTGTGTTTGAGGGCGCTGCTGTGGCCCATGATGCCCGTCGTATAGGGACCGAGTGCGACGACGCAGGCGCCGGTCAGCGTCGCATAGTCGAAGAGGTAGTCCGCTTCGACATTGTCCTGGGCGTAGGAGAGGACGTCGGCAAGGACCAACCGTCCCTCGGCATCGGTATTGCGTACCTCGATCGTCTTGCCGTTGCGGGCGAAGAGGACGTCATCGGGCTTGTAGGCGTTGCCGCCGATCATGTTCTCCACCGCCCCGACAAAGCCGTGGACAGCGACGGGCAGCTTCAGCTCGCTGACGGCTTTCATGATCCCAAGCACCGCACAGGCGCCGGCCTTGTCCATTTTCATCGTGACCATGGACGTAGAGGGTTTGAGGCTCAGTCCGCCGCTGTCGTAGGTGAGCCCTTTGCCGACGAGCGAGACGGTCGCCACAGGGTTTTCCGGAACATAGGAGAGATGGATCATGCGGGGTTTGTGTGCCGAGGCGCGGGCGACCATCAGCATCGCCTGCATCTTCTCCTCTTCCAGCGCGTGCTCGTCGAAGATCTCGCAGCCCAGGTCGTTGGCGTCAGCGAGATCCTGGGCAATGATGGCCAGGTCGGCGGGGACCATGTCGTCGGGGGTCGTATTGACGAGGTCGCGGGCGAAGTTCGTGGCTGTCGCAAGGATAACGGCGCCGTCGACGGCGGTTTTCAGAGCATCGGCATCGAGTGCACTGCCGTCGTAATTCGCACCGGCAACGTAAAAGGTTTTGAGCTTGGAGGGTTTGGCGTCGGATTTG contains:
- a CDS encoding leucyl aminopeptidase; protein product: MLVKLETQPVESIDAALTVTLLTPETLASHPKKSVLEQAGFEAKEGQTCMLHEGAEYVAAVTAFEPDALRDAMAAAAKSISGFAYESAKIAQYGLENAAALVEGIVLGSYKYTRYKSDAKPSKLKTFYVAGANYDGSALDADALKTAVDGAVILATATNFARDLVNTTPDDMVPADLAIIAQDLADANDLGCEIFDEHALEEEKMQAMLMVARASAHKPRMIHLSYVPENPVATVSLVGKGLTYDSGGLSLKPSTSMVTMKMDKAGACAVLGIMKAVSELKLPVAVHGFVGAVENMIGGNAYKPDDVLFARNGKTIEVRNTDAEGRLVLADVLSYAQDNVEADYLFDYATLTGACVVALGPYTTGIMGHSSALKHTIYGAAERAGELVGALPFNPHLKKALKSEIADVSNISNIPYGGAITAAMFLDHFITDGMKEKWMHFDIAGPAYTESGWGVNPHGGTGAGVRTTVALLRTLAEK